Proteins co-encoded in one Flavobacteriaceae bacterium MAR_2009_75 genomic window:
- a CDS encoding arginyl-tRNA synthetase produces the protein MGLETILEAKVKEAATELFSIELPQVEFQPTRKDFEGDITIVVFPMLRFIKGNPVLIGEQIGAYLEKEVEAVSGFNVIKGFLNIAIGDAFYFNFFQEIKDVVDYGYGAQRDDDAVMVEYSSPNTNKPLHLGHIRNNLLGYSVAEILKASGKKVYKTQIINDRGIHICKSMLAWKRFGNGETPESTGLKGDKLVGNYYVAFDKAYKKQVSELVASGTDKKVAEKEAPILIEAQEMLQTWEAGDDEVVSLWKEMNGWVYKGFEETYANLGVDFDKLYYESDTYLLGKDVVAQGLEKGVFYRKDDGSVWIDLTDEGLDEKIVLRSDGTAVYMTQDIGTAIQRVKDHPDVEGMVYTVGNEQDYHFKVLFLILKKLGFSWSENLHHLSYGMVDLPSGKMKSREGTVVDADDLMKEMAQTAADISEELGKLEEYSETQRQELYKMIGLGALKYYILKVDPKKRILFDPEESVDFQGNTGPFIQYTFARIQSILRKAVETNAFEGGSNNIEQLHPKEKELIKQLQLFPETIQLAADNYSPALIANYTYDLVKEFNSFYQQVSILGETDAAKKALRVQLAKKVSEVIESSFKLLGIGVPERM, from the coding sequence ATGGGACTCGAGACTATTTTAGAAGCCAAGGTAAAAGAAGCTGCAACCGAACTCTTTTCTATAGAGCTACCTCAAGTAGAATTTCAGCCGACACGCAAAGACTTCGAAGGTGATATTACCATTGTAGTATTCCCGATGCTTCGTTTCATCAAGGGAAATCCGGTACTAATTGGAGAACAAATAGGAGCTTATTTAGAGAAAGAGGTCGAAGCTGTCTCTGGTTTTAATGTGATTAAGGGGTTTTTGAATATTGCTATAGGCGATGCGTTTTACTTCAATTTCTTTCAAGAAATAAAAGATGTGGTTGATTATGGTTATGGGGCCCAAAGAGATGACGATGCCGTAATGGTCGAATATTCTTCGCCCAATACTAATAAGCCGTTGCATCTAGGCCATATTAGAAATAATTTATTGGGTTATTCGGTCGCTGAAATTTTGAAGGCTTCGGGCAAGAAAGTTTACAAAACGCAAATCATTAATGATCGTGGTATACATATTTGTAAAAGTATGTTGGCCTGGAAACGTTTTGGAAATGGCGAGACACCCGAAAGTACGGGCTTAAAAGGTGATAAACTTGTAGGCAATTACTACGTAGCGTTCGATAAGGCTTATAAGAAACAAGTTTCAGAGCTGGTAGCTAGCGGAACCGATAAAAAAGTAGCCGAAAAGGAAGCTCCAATTTTGATAGAAGCCCAAGAGATGTTGCAAACATGGGAGGCTGGTGATGATGAAGTCGTTTCGCTATGGAAAGAAATGAACGGTTGGGTTTACAAGGGATTTGAAGAAACTTATGCCAATTTAGGAGTCGATTTCGATAAACTGTATTATGAAAGTGATACCTATTTATTAGGAAAGGATGTGGTCGCACAAGGGCTTGAAAAAGGTGTTTTTTACAGAAAGGATGATGGTAGCGTTTGGATTGATTTGACCGATGAGGGTCTTGACGAGAAAATCGTGCTCCGTTCCGACGGAACTGCCGTTTATATGACCCAAGATATTGGTACGGCCATACAGCGCGTAAAAGACCATCCTGATGTTGAAGGAATGGTCTATACGGTCGGTAACGAGCAAGATTACCACTTTAAGGTTTTGTTTTTGATTCTTAAAAAACTTGGTTTTTCATGGTCTGAAAACCTTCATCACCTCAGTTATGGTATGGTCGATTTGCCTAGCGGAAAGATGAAAAGTAGAGAGGGCACCGTTGTCGATGCCGATGACCTGATGAAAGAAATGGCGCAAACCGCTGCCGATATTTCCGAAGAATTGGGGAAATTGGAAGAGTATTCAGAGACTCAAAGACAAGAGCTGTATAAAATGATCGGTCTAGGGGCGTTGAAATATTATATTTTGAAGGTAGACCCGAAAAAAAGGATTCTCTTCGACCCCGAAGAATCGGTAGATTTTCAAGGGAATACAGGGCCTTTCATTCAATATACTTTCGCCAGAATTCAATCTATTCTAAGAAAAGCTGTTGAAACAAATGCTTTCGAGGGTGGCTCTAATAACATCGAACAGTTACATCCAAAGGAAAAAGAGCTGATCAAGCAGTTACAGCTTTTTCCGGAAACGATACAATTGGCCGCCGATAACTATAGTCCGGCATTGATTGCCAATTACACTTATGATCTGGTTAAAGAATTTAACTCTTTCTACCAACAGGTATCTATTTTGGGGGAAACCGATGCCGCTAAAAAGGCATTACGGGTTCAATTGGCCAAAAAAGTAAGTGAGGTGATTGAATCGTCCTTTAAATTACTGGGCATAGGTGTGCCCGAGCGAATGTAG
- a CDS encoding glycine betaine transporter, translated as MKIFKNPLLALSIGFIFLFTLWVFLATESSYEAIEIASIWVRNYFGYFYLYLGLGCVLLLLGIAFSPLGKIKLGKKNARPEHSLWAWTAMLYSAGMGAGILLRAVQEPVFMQQNPPYPSKLSPETLALEFTFYQWGFTAWAFYGLFAMVVGYALFVRKKRVLVSSTIEDNIKSPTALIGIDVMTVITTVFGLIAAVGLGTTQINGGLNHVFKTELGLISTLLLTTLVSAIAFVSAWQGVNKGIKVISKLNILITVAILLFIFINSDTSAILLAFLTATWQYLIDFIPMSLAWGRYDPGIAFLTDWTFYYWAFWLAWAPFTGIFIARISKGRTLRQLLLGVLIIPSLGTFFWFSVFGESSFQIIESMQTYNGEYDNVFSSIFIFFENYPMATVLNFTTLFLLISFLVTSVDSAVFVLSMFADRGKKNPSKKYRLIWSVFILMATIALLLLGSAKPDIDVLTAVQKLLVITSLPFALFMVFMAFSFLMGIRRNKA; from the coding sequence ATGAAAATATTCAAAAACCCTTTGCTAGCCCTTTCCATTGGTTTTATTTTTCTGTTTACGCTTTGGGTATTTTTAGCGACCGAAAGCAGTTATGAAGCCATAGAAATCGCTTCCATTTGGGTACGTAATTATTTCGGATATTTCTATCTTTATTTAGGCCTCGGCTGCGTACTTTTATTATTGGGCATAGCATTTTCTCCCCTCGGTAAAATAAAATTAGGTAAGAAAAATGCAAGGCCCGAACATAGCCTTTGGGCCTGGACGGCCATGCTGTATAGTGCCGGAATGGGAGCTGGCATACTTCTGCGAGCGGTTCAAGAACCCGTCTTCATGCAGCAGAATCCACCTTACCCTTCTAAACTTTCACCAGAAACCCTGGCTCTCGAATTCACTTTTTATCAGTGGGGCTTTACTGCTTGGGCTTTTTACGGGCTATTTGCCATGGTGGTCGGTTACGCCCTCTTTGTACGGAAGAAAAGAGTATTGGTTAGCTCTACAATCGAAGATAATATAAAAAGCCCTACGGCTCTAATTGGTATAGATGTTATGACGGTAATTACTACTGTTTTCGGCCTTATTGCCGCAGTCGGCCTAGGCACGACGCAAATCAACGGGGGGCTGAATCATGTTTTTAAGACCGAATTGGGGTTGATTTCAACCTTGTTGTTGACCACATTAGTTTCCGCAATTGCCTTCGTTTCCGCTTGGCAGGGAGTCAATAAGGGTATAAAAGTTATCTCTAAACTCAATATTTTAATCACTGTAGCCATATTGCTGTTCATATTTATCAACAGTGATACCAGTGCCATTCTACTCGCATTTCTAACGGCGACATGGCAGTACCTTATTGACTTTATACCAATGAGTTTAGCCTGGGGAAGGTACGACCCCGGTATTGCTTTTTTAACAGATTGGACCTTTTATTACTGGGCTTTTTGGTTGGCCTGGGCTCCATTTACAGGAATCTTTATAGCGCGAATTTCGAAAGGCAGAACCTTAAGACAGTTATTATTAGGTGTTTTAATAATACCATCGTTGGGAACCTTCTTTTGGTTCTCGGTTTTCGGTGAATCATCATTTCAAATCATCGAATCTATGCAAACCTATAATGGTGAGTACGACAACGTGTTTTCTTCTATATTTATATTCTTTGAAAATTATCCCATGGCCACGGTACTCAATTTTACGACCCTATTTTTACTGATCAGCTTTTTGGTCACTTCGGTAGATTCTGCAGTTTTTGTACTCAGCATGTTTGCAGATCGGGGCAAAAAGAACCCTAGCAAGAAGTACAGACTTATCTGGTCGGTCTTTATTCTAATGGCCACTATCGCCCTGCTTCTTTTGGGTAGCGCCAAACCCGATATCGATGTGCTCACCGCAGTTCAAAAACTGCTGGTAATTACCTCGTTGCCCTTTGCTCTTTTTATGGTGTTCATGGCATTTTCTTTCTTGATGGGGATTAGGAGGAACAAGGCATAG
- a CDS encoding AraC-like DNA-binding protein, giving the protein MKNADVKISRISQKISSISDGEYYSVCWIKDGVSSIEINQTKFIDISNSIFFLQPNYNWTITNECVENSSGYVLYLPKSILENPTFKNLHITEVRLFGDSEIPKITLAPGIEKRVQSIVEMIDELVSTNLKNRDDAILALLHTFFVYCDGKCNIKTTITDNNSKSSLVYKFKRLIDERICRHHRISDYADMLHISDKYLNECVKDVLGVNAKSLIDEQLIMRSRHQLKFSDLVIKEIAFNLGFSSPDYFSSFVKKHTGLTPTQLRKE; this is encoded by the coding sequence GTGAAAAATGCAGATGTAAAAATTTCTAGGATAAGTCAAAAAATATCATCTATATCAGATGGGGAATATTACTCCGTTTGCTGGATCAAAGATGGTGTAAGTTCCATAGAAATCAATCAAACGAAATTTATAGATATTTCGAATTCCATTTTCTTCTTGCAGCCCAACTATAATTGGACCATAACTAATGAATGTGTCGAGAACTCTTCTGGCTATGTTCTTTATTTGCCAAAATCTATTCTTGAAAACCCTACCTTCAAAAATCTACATATAACCGAAGTACGTCTCTTCGGCGATAGCGAAATACCGAAAATTACTTTGGCCCCGGGTATTGAAAAACGGGTTCAATCCATAGTAGAAATGATAGACGAACTTGTCAGCACCAATCTGAAAAATCGAGATGATGCCATTTTAGCGCTCTTACATACATTTTTTGTCTACTGTGATGGCAAGTGTAATATTAAAACTACTATTACAGACAATAACTCAAAATCTTCATTGGTATACAAATTCAAAAGACTCATTGACGAACGCATCTGTAGACATCATAGAATAAGTGATTATGCCGATATGCTTCATATCTCTGACAAATATTTGAACGAATGCGTTAAAGATGTTCTTGGAGTAAACGCCAAATCTCTTATAGATGAACAATTGATTATGCGCTCTAGACATCAATTAAAATTCTCTGACTTGGTCATAAAGGAAATCGCTTTCAATTTGGGATTCTCATCCCCCGACTACTTTAGCTCTTTCGTAAAAAAACATACTGGCTTAACACCTACACAGTTAAGAAAGGAGTAA
- a CDS encoding Cupin domain-containing protein — protein sequence MDRKKFIRTTGLGLGLTLVPGFGSCQNLSENLNAHTDLSSKIIRDQEGELLNVIGDIQTHKLVGSDTGNQIVECVDDVEPGVGIPPHVHTKEDEIFRVIKGEVEIMVDGKTTILKAGDIAFAPKNLPHSWMVVGSEKAKMITSAFPAGIEKMFQELSELPQGQQPDFAKVAEICTRHGVNFV from the coding sequence ATGGATAGAAAGAAATTCATTCGCACCACGGGCTTAGGCCTCGGGTTAACCCTTGTACCTGGTTTCGGCTCATGTCAGAACCTCTCTGAAAATCTGAATGCCCACACCGACCTGAGTTCTAAGATCATTAGAGATCAAGAGGGAGAATTGCTCAATGTTATCGGAGATATACAAACCCACAAACTAGTAGGAAGCGATACTGGAAACCAAATAGTTGAGTGCGTCGACGATGTCGAACCCGGAGTAGGTATTCCACCGCATGTTCATACGAAAGAGGACGAAATTTTTAGGGTCATTAAAGGCGAAGTTGAAATCATGGTAGATGGTAAAACTACTATTCTGAAAGCAGGTGATATTGCTTTTGCTCCAAAAAACTTGCCTCATTCATGGATGGTGGTCGGCAGTGAAAAAGCTAAAATGATTACCAGTGCATTTCCTGCAGGAATCGAGAAAATGTTTCAAGAACTTTCTGAATTACCCCAAGGGCAACAACCTGATTTTGCCAAAGTCGCCGAAATATGCACAAGGCACGGCGTCAATTTTGTTTAA
- a CDS encoding thymidylate synthase — MKQYHDLLQHVLESGNQKGDRTGTGTKSVFGYQMRFDLSKGFPMVTTKKLHLKSIIYELLWFLKGDTNIGYLQENGVRIWNEWADDNGDLGPVYGHQWRNWNDDEIDQIKEVIHSLKNNPNSRRMLVSAWNPSVLPDTSKSFSENVANGKAALPPCHAFFQFYVADGKLSCQLYQRSADIFLGVPFNIASYALFTMMMAQVCGYEAGDFVHTFGDAHIYNNHMEQVELQLNREPRPLPKMILNPEIEDIFDFKFDDFTLVDYDPHPHIKGIVAV; from the coding sequence ATGAAACAATATCACGATTTACTTCAACATGTACTCGAAAGTGGTAACCAAAAAGGCGACCGAACGGGTACCGGTACCAAAAGTGTTTTTGGCTACCAGATGCGCTTTGACCTTAGTAAGGGCTTCCCCATGGTCACCACGAAAAAATTGCATCTAAAATCTATTATTTACGAACTTTTATGGTTTTTGAAAGGCGATACCAATATTGGCTACCTTCAAGAGAATGGTGTTCGTATTTGGAACGAGTGGGCAGATGATAATGGCGACCTTGGCCCAGTGTACGGTCATCAATGGCGTAATTGGAACGACGATGAAATCGACCAAATCAAAGAAGTTATTCACTCCTTAAAAAATAATCCGAACAGTAGACGAATGTTGGTATCTGCCTGGAACCCAAGTGTGTTACCCGACACTTCAAAATCTTTCTCAGAAAATGTCGCCAATGGTAAAGCGGCCTTACCCCCTTGCCATGCATTTTTCCAATTTTACGTTGCAGACGGCAAACTATCATGTCAATTGTACCAAAGAAGCGCCGACATCTTTTTAGGCGTGCCTTTTAACATTGCCTCCTATGCACTATTTACCATGATGATGGCCCAAGTCTGCGGTTATGAGGCCGGTGATTTCGTTCATACTTTTGGAGATGCCCATATCTATAACAATCATATGGAGCAGGTAGAACTGCAATTAAACAGAGAGCCAAGGCCTTTACCCAAAATGATTCTAAATCCGGAAATTGAAGATATATTCGATTTTAAATTTGATGACTTTACATTGGTCGACTATGATCCGCACCCCCATATTAAGGGTATCGTAGCGGTCTAG
- a CDS encoding methane monooxygenase PmoA-like: MIIKYKLYTKMISSSLKFRTVVQTITLCFAICLISCKEESKKEETTAMSEDAEKRIKLVKNEADKMVEVMIDGKLFTAYQYPENIKKPVLYPLVTPAGTKITRKFPLEPSTGERVDHPHHVGVWFNYGEVNGLDFWNNSDSIKVEDRAKYGTIVHKSIEATEDGDDQASLKVAMDWESPEGKVLLKENTTFVFRGKDSVYTIDRITTLTAASEDVLFKDNKEGMLGIRVTRALELPSDKPSIFTDANGNPTPVAKLNNEGVNGNYVNADGIEGLDTWGKRSNWVNLYSNIEDEKIALAIIDHKSNVGHPTYWHSRGYGLFAANPLGQEVFSEGAESLNFKLDKGDSTTFKHRIVVANGELNQEDLNVMFLKFSEQ, translated from the coding sequence AAACTATATACAAAAATGATTTCAAGTTCTTTAAAATTCCGCACCGTTGTGCAAACGATTACATTGTGCTTCGCCATATGTTTGATTTCCTGTAAAGAAGAATCCAAAAAAGAAGAAACGACAGCTATGTCAGAAGATGCCGAGAAAAGAATTAAACTGGTAAAAAATGAAGCTGATAAAATGGTTGAGGTTATGATCGATGGTAAGTTGTTTACCGCATACCAATATCCTGAGAATATCAAAAAACCGGTGCTCTATCCTTTGGTAACACCAGCGGGCACTAAAATTACCCGTAAATTTCCTTTAGAACCTTCAACGGGCGAGCGTGTAGACCACCCTCATCATGTAGGGGTATGGTTCAATTATGGTGAAGTGAACGGACTCGATTTTTGGAACAATTCTGACTCGATAAAAGTCGAGGATCGTGCTAAGTATGGCACTATAGTTCATAAGAGTATTGAGGCCACAGAAGATGGTGATGATCAAGCAAGTTTAAAGGTAGCAATGGATTGGGAATCACCTGAAGGTAAAGTTCTACTTAAAGAAAATACAACTTTTGTCTTTAGAGGAAAAGATTCGGTATACACCATTGATAGAATTACGACACTTACTGCAGCTTCTGAAGATGTCTTGTTTAAAGATAATAAAGAAGGTATGTTGGGTATACGAGTAACTAGAGCTTTAGAGCTGCCTTCAGATAAACCATCTATTTTCACAGATGCAAATGGAAACCCTACCCCCGTGGCAAAACTCAATAATGAAGGTGTCAATGGTAATTATGTAAATGCCGATGGTATCGAAGGATTGGATACTTGGGGCAAACGTTCGAATTGGGTAAATCTTTATTCGAATATTGAAGACGAAAAAATAGCCTTGGCCATTATCGACCATAAGTCAAATGTCGGGCATCCTACGTATTGGCACTCGAGGGGCTACGGCCTTTTTGCTGCCAACCCACTTGGGCAAGAGGTGTTCAGTGAGGGTGCTGAAAGCTTGAATTTTAAGTTGGATAAAGGTGATAGTACTACTTTCAAACATCGTATTGTAGTAGCCAATGGTGAATTGAACCAAGAAGATTTGAACGTAATGTTTTTAAAGTTTTCAGAGCAATAA